A segment of the Sphingopyxis sp. OAS728 genome:
CATGACGGACGAAGAGGAACCGAAATGAAGCCGGTCGGCAGACGCTGGGGGTCGAACAAGGCGCGGCGCGCGCCCCTCCCAATGATCGACGGCACCGCGGCCCGTCAGGGCCGCTGCGCCGAGCAGAAGAAAACGGTGCCCTTGGCGAACCGCAGGCGGAGCGGCGTGCGCACGGATGCGACGGGTCGGCCATGGCGCCGCCAGGGCCGGAACAGCGCGGCAGCGCTGTTTACCCGGCGCGAGACGTGCGCCGCCGTTTCGCCAAGACCGCGAGCCCAAGAGCGCCTGCGCGGCCAAATGAACAAGCGCGCGACCTCTGGCGGCGGCCCCCGCCGCCAGTGTGCGCCCATTTCAGCCGCGCGCATCAACCGCGCGCAACGGATGGCGTCCCCGGCCGGTCGCCTGTAACCGTCCTTCTCCGCCGTCGCTCAGCGTTTTATGAAGAAGATGTCGCCCTTGGCAGCCGGGATTTCGGGAGTCCGCGATTTCGGTTCGGCCGCGAAGAAGGTTGCCTGCGAAGACCCAAGCCGGGGCGCCGGCGGACCGGTTCTCGCGACCTTCCTGAGATAATCGCGCGTCTCCCTGGGGAGCGAGCGTCGGCCTTCCAGATAGGCCGCGTAACGCGCCGGGCCGGCATTATAGGCGCCGAAGAGGCCAGGATAACCGAAACGATCGTACATCAGGCGAAGATAGAGCGTCCCCGCAAGGATGTTGTCGCGCGGCGCGTGTGGATCTTGGCCGAGACCGAGGCGGCGACGCATCTCGGCCCATGTCGCCGGCATCAACTGCATCAATCCCATGGCGCCGGCATGACTTACGATCGGGCGACCATGCCATATCGTGCGTCCGCCGCTTTCCGCGATCAGCACGCGTTCGATCCATTGCGCCGGAACGCCAAATCGCCCCGAGGCTTCTTCTATATGCGAACGCCAAAGCTCGGTCGGGTTCATCGCTGCGGGCGCCGCGGCGGCGTGCGCGGGAGCTGTCACTGTCGTTGCTACCGCCGCTGCCGCGGCCGCCGCGATCAGTGCGGAGAGCCTCAGCGCGTCCAAAGCAGATGGACCTTGCCGACGATGTCGCTCTCCGCGGTCGGACCGAAATAGCGCCCGTCGAAGGATGCAGCGCCGGGCATGAGCAGCAGATACTCGCCGCGGCCAAGGACGATGCAGCCAGACCAACGCGGCATCGGCCGCCCCGCGCCGTCGATATCGAGCCGCAGCGCGACCCTGAGGCCATTGACCGTGATATCGGCACCGGCCGCACAGACGCGGTCACCGGCCCTGGCCGCAACGCGCTTGATCAGCGGGACGTTCGCGGGAATGTAGCGCCGCGTGCTGCCGAGGACACGCCAGCTCGGCGGCAGCCGCGCTGCGACCAGGTCGCCTCGGGCGGGTGGCGCTGCGCTGCCCACCGCATAGAGACCGATCGCCGCGCTGGCGGAAACGTTCCAGATCAGCAACGGCCTGGGCGGCGTCAGCAAGGCTGCAGTCACCGCGGCGACGACGCCTGCGGCGGCGCCAGCCAGAAAGGCCTTTTGGTGACGGACGGCCGGCACGCGCAGCGCGCGCAGCCGGAACAGTCTCGCGAAGCGGCCATCACCCATGCGGGCGCCCCTCGACGATCGTCGTCCGGGACCATGCGTCGAGGTCCTCGACGCAATAGACGATCAGACGGCCGTGCCTTCGGTACCGCGGGCCTTGTCCACTGGCACGCAGTCTCCTGAGCTTTCGCCACCCTATACAGAGATAGGCCGCGGCCGCGTGAGTGTTCATGAACGGACGCACGTCAGCCATGGAGGCAGACCCCGAGATCGGGCTTCCGTCGCGCGGTGCTGCAGCGATAAAGTTCAAAAGATTGTTCCACGGTCGACTCCCGGCTTGTTGAGCACCAAGTCGACCAGCAAATCGGAACGCCGGGCATCCCCAGTTCTAGGGAATGATGTCGTTGACGCCGATCAGCCCGTGGCGCTGCGCGATCCGCGCGAGCTGCGTGCGACTGCGAACGGCATAGGTTTGGCGCAGATATTTCATGTGGGTGAGCACGGTCGAGAGCGCGATGCCCATGCGATGCGCGATCTCGGCGTCGCTATGGCCCAGAGCCGCGAGGCGGAGGCATTCCAGCCGGCGCGGACTGAGCGGCGGCGGCTCGTCGCCGACGGCGGAGGGATAGCCGTAGATGCGACGCACCTCCGCGAACGCTTCGTCGACGATCCATGCGGCGGCGCGGCAATGATCGCGCGGAGGAAGATCGCATGCAGCGGTCGCCAGCGATCCGCTGCCCGGCGGCTCGCCGGGAACCCCGATCGGAACGGTGATACCCCGGCGCAGTCCGTGACGCGCGGCCTCGTCCAGGATCGGCCGATGCACGCGGCTTCGCCCGAGAATCGAACCGAGTTCGTTCCATGCGAAACATCGGTTCGTTCGCAGCGAGGCGAGGTGTACCGGATCGCGGCGATAATAATGGCGCGCGATAAAGATGTCGTGCCATTCGCCGTAATTGTCGAGGCAGAAATAGCAACGTTCCTGGCGCACGAACCACAGCATCTGAACGAGCGCCACGCGGTCGAATCCCAGTTCGCGAACGGCGTCGACCGTACCGGTCAGGATATCCCGGTCGCGCCGTGCGGCGCGGACCGATTTGCGGTGCTGCTCGATCAGCCGCTCGAGCGGCATGACGGGAATGCGTGGTCGTCGCACGCGTCATCGCCGAGGGGGGACCGCAACCGTTCGACGGAAACGGTGAATCCAGCTGGACGGACCCGCATTCGTCGTCGCTCACGTGCGATCCGCATCCAGCCGCTCCCGTGCAATGAATGCCGACAGGTCTCAATCAAATGAGCAATCTTCGCCATCCCAAGAAATGGGGTGCAATCGGCCGATTTTTCGGAAAATCCCCGCGAGGCGGATTTTCCGCTGAAGAGGCGGCGGCGCTCAGCTGCAGTCCTTGCCATGCCCGGCTTTTTGACAAGAGTGTCAACATGGCCGAATCGCACACTATTCTATCTGACGACAGTGCGCGCGGGGCGCGTCTCACCGAAAAGCACCGTGCTTGTCTCGACCTGGTACTCGATCACAGGACGTCCAAACAGATTGCGCGGATCCTGAAGATTTCAAAGCCGACGGTCGACCAGCGCATTGCGGCAGCGCGGGTCATCTTGGGGGCGAGCGATCGCGGCGATGCCGCTTTGCGCTATGCCCGGCTCAAGGCGATATATGATCAAATCACATATGATCCGATGCATGTTCCCCAAGGCCGCAAGCTTGTGTCATCCGACTTTGCGGACGGTGATCCGGCCGGGACGACAGCGCCGGAAGAAGGCGCGTCGCTCCTCGCACAGTCGCCGTTCGGGGATTTTTGGAGGTCCGACCACCCTCCGATAACGCGAGGCACGATAACGGCTGTCCTTTTGGTCCTGACAGTCTTTCTCGTTCTCGCCGGCCTGATCATCGGCGACGTTCTGACGCGGCTGATCTCGGACTGATCCCTCCCATCAACCGAAGCCAGTATCGGGGATCGCCTGCCGTTCCCCGCAAAGGAGAAGCTATGTCCAGTTCGATCACAAACACAGCCGCCCGCCTCCAGCGCGACGTACCCGCCACCGAAGGCCGGATCGATGACGCGCTCGTCGCCGTATCCTCGCTGATAACGACGATCGTGACCGCGCGGCGCGACATCGGCAGCATCCCCGCGGTGGCGGGGCAAGCAACGATCCACCGGCTCGCCAAGGCGCAACTCGCGCTTGTCGGCGTAAGCGGAGACGTGTTGCGGGTCCATGGCGAGCTCGCGCGCATCGGTACGGAAACGGCCGGCTACGATCTACACGAGTGTCCCGAGGTCGCCCCTTCGGCGGGCCTCCCGCTTCGGAGCGTCGCATAAAGCTATATTGACCCGGGAGCAGCCAGCGTGGAAAAAAGTCACGATGCGAACCGCCTTGTTTCTGGCATTCTTGCTGGCTGCGCTTGGATATGCGGCGTGGCGGGGTGGCGGCCCCGAACGCGCTATGGCCGCAATCGCGCTTGGTCTGGTGGGCGGGGATTGGATCCTGCACCACTACATCCCGCTCGAGTTTGCGACGCTCGACGTGGGACATCTGACGATCGACCTTTTTGGCGTATCCACTACGACCATGCTCGCGCTCTGTGCGCATCGTTTCTGGCCGATGATCGCCGCCGCCCTGCACATCCTGCCGCTCCTAGCGCACACGACCCGGCTCCTCGACGTGTCCATGCATCCGGCGGCCTATCTCACGATGCAGGTGGCAGCGTCGTGGCTGGTGCCGCCCCTGCTCATCCTCGCAACCTGGCGTCATCAGCGGCGCTTGCGGCAGAGGGGCAACGATCCGTCCTGGCACGTCTGGTGGCGTGCGTCGAACCCGACAAGGCCGAGATCGTAGCGGCGCGGCTCATCGCCGAGTTTCGAAGTCTCGCCCGCCTGCTGTCGCAAAGTCCGGACGCAATCGCGCGGGTCGTGGGCCGGGACAGCCCGGTCGTCCCGTTGCTGCTGGTGTCGCGCGACGCCATGCGCGAGGCCATGCGCGGCGATCTGCATGACAAGCGGATTAGCGCGTCGAGCCGCAAGCTGACCGATTATCTGAAGATTTCGATGGGCAGCCTGCCCGACGAGACGCTGCGCGTCCTGTTCCTCGACGCGCGGCACAGATTGATCGCCGATGAGCAGATGCAGCGGGGAACGATCGATCAGGTCGTGCTCTATCCGCGGATCATCCTGCGCCGCGCGATCGAGCTCGATGCGGAAGCGGTCATCCTTGTCCATAATCACCCTAGCGGCGATCCGACCCCGAGCTCGGCCGATCTCTGGGTCACCGAGCGGCTCGCCGCGATGGCGCGATCGCTGGATATCACTGTCGTGGATCATATCGTGGTAACGGCGACGTCGCATCGAAACATCCTGCGGCAGAGCCGCTCATCCAGCCATAAAACCGCGCAATCCTTCGGCTTGCGCGCCGAAAAAGCGAATTTGCCACGCGCAGACGACGCCGATGATGCACCCGGCGCAACTTTGCCGGGCGCACTTGCGAACGCGCGGAGATCGGTCCGGCGCCTCCTGCTGCGCCGGCAGTTGGTGGGTGCCGACAGGCTGTTCGGCGAGCCGGCGTGGGATATGCTCGTCGAGCTCTTCATCGCGCATTGTGAAGTAGCGACGGTCCCGACAGGCGCACTTGGCATCGGCTCGGGTCTGTCGTCGAGCAGCGCGCAGCGCCTCGTCCAGCGGCTGGTCGATGCGCGGCTCGTCGTGCGCACGCCAGACCCCGACGACGCTCGACGCCATTTCGTCAGCCTCTCGCCGCAAATCGCGCACCGTCTTGCTGCCTATTTTGTCGCGCACGACGAATGAAGGTCGGCCAGCCACGCGGATAGAGGAGCTTTGTTAACCTGGGACCAAGCCTCTGAATTAGAACCAGTTTCGGGACTATTTCTGTACAGCTCCCCTTCCGCCTCCGGGCGGCATCTGTTACAATCGCAGCGCCGGTTGTCATCGAGCGAAACGGCAGCGGCAAGAGCCGGCCTTAAGATGACAGGACCAATCGCGCGATCGTTCAGCGAGGCCGGACCGGGAGAGAAACCCGGAAAAGCGCTATCTGGAGCGGCCGGCAGGCGAAGGGTCCGGACCCCGTCGGCGGCCGACTATTTTTACCATGCATAATCGACTGATACAGAAACTTGCGTCCGCTATCGCTTCGTCGGCTAGCGAGGACCAACTTTACAGCGCCTTGTCGAGCGCCGCCTCGCGGCTCGGCTTCGACCATTTCGCGCTGGCTTACGACCGGCGCGGCGCCAGCGGACCGGCTTCGCTGCTGATCCACGATTATCCGGACCCCTGGGCCAGACTATATGTCAAACTCGATCTGGGCGGCATCGACCCGGTGCGGCGCGCGGGCGAGCGGTCGATGACCGGTTTCGGCTGGCGCGATCTCGACCAGTTTATTCCGCTGACCAAAGGCGACCGGAGGATGCTCGAGGTCGGCCGAGAGCATGGGGTCGGCGATGGCTTCACGGTGCCGCGGCATCTCCCCGGCGAGGCAAGCGGGGCCTGTTCGTTCGCCATTAGCCCGCAAAAACAGATGCCGGGCGACATGCTCCATGTCGCCGAGATCGTCGGGGCGGTCGCCTTGTCGACCGCCCGGGGTCTGATGGGAGCACCGAGACCCAAGGATCGCCCCAGGCTCAGCGAGCGGCAGCGCGAATGCGTGCTTTGGATCGCGCGCGGCAAGACCGCGGGCGAAACGGCAGCGATCCTCGGCATCAGCGAGGAAACCGTTATCCAGCATCTCAAGGTCGCGCGCGACCGTTACGACGTCCATTGCCGCCAGATGCTGATCCTTTGCGCGCTGTTCGATGGCCTCATCGGCTTTTCGGACATCTACGATTGGTGGCACGACTGACGCATAACCGGGGATGGCGGAGCGCAAACCATCCCCATTTCTTTATAAACTGTTTATTATTGTACCGGCCGACGGCGGAAAAGGTGACCGGGCTGAGAAAACCTGCTTCCGGAGCATGTACTGGCGCCTTTAGCCCTAGGCCTGAACATTCGCGCCAGAACCCGGTCACGCATCTTTACTTCAAGATGCCGTCGCATTCTGATGTTGCAGGCTGGAAACTGCAACCGGAACTGGACCCAATAACGGGTGCATCACGGAGTGGCGCCCGTCGGCGCACGACCGCTGCGACACTCGCTTGTTCAAAAATGAAGGATGATCGACGGGGCCACCCGCTCGAGAGGATGATCGCTCAGGCACGGGTTCGGCTGACAGCATGCCGCGGGCTTGGACTGGCCGATTTCAACGTCGAGGCGGGCCGACTGTCTCGATGCAACGTCCTTTTCGCATGCACGACGCGGCGGGTACGACAAGGCTAGTCATCGACGCCTGCCATTGCATCCGCCACGGCTCGCTCGAGGTCGGTTTGGCTGAAAGGTTTGCCGAGCCGCACGACTGTCTGACCAACCTCGTGCGGCGTCTCGCCATAACCGGTAGCCAGCACGATCGGCAGATGCGGCCGCAGGGTACGGGCCGCCGCAATCAGGTCGCTCCCTGTCATTCCCGGCATAGCCTGATCGGTGACGAGCATCTCGATATCGTCGTGCGCGGCGAAAATCCTCAGCGCCTCCTCGCCCGATCCTGCCTCGAGCACGCGGTGACCCAAATCCTCGAGCAAGGCGCCCGTGTTCATCAGAATGATCGCATCATCATCGACAACCAAAATCTTTCGGGAGGTAGCGAGCGCCGGCTCGAGGCTCTCGACAGGCCCCTCCTCTCCCGCGCCCATCTCGCGTGCAGGGAGCCAAATATGGGCCTTGGTCCCCACGCCGAGCTTGCTCTCGATTTCAAGCGTTCCGCCCAGTTGCTGCGCAAAGCCGTGAACCATCGACAGGCCGAGGCCTGTGCCCTTGCCGACGCCTTTGGTCGTAAAGAAAGGTTCGATCGCCTTGGCGAGCGTTTCGGCATCCATGCCGCTTCCGCTGTCCGAGACGGTCATGCGAACATAGCGGCCGGCGGCGAGATCGGGCACCTGGTCCGCCGTGGCGGTCATGGCCTCGGCGCGGATCAGAATGTCGCCGCCGTCGGGCATCGCGTCGCGTGCATTGACGGCAAGATTGAGCAACGCCATCTCCAGCTGGTTGACGTCGGTGGATACGGCCGGGAGATCGCCGGGGAGGCGCGTGTCGATGCTATAGGCAGGTCCCAGCGCGCGCTCGAGCAACTCCTTCATACCGCGGACTAAGGCGGGAAGCATAACCTCTTCGGCTGCGAGCTCCTGTCTGCGAGCGAAGGCGAGCATTCGCTGCGTAAGCGAGGCGCCGCGGTCGGTCGCCTTCATGCTGTTATCGAGGAGCTTGCGAATCTGTGGCTCGTCGGGGACCCGCTTCCTGAGAAGTTCGAGGCTGCTGCGGATAGCCATGAGCAGATTATTGAAGTCATGCGCGACCCCGCCCGTCAACTGACCGATCGATTCCATTTTTTGAGACTGGAACAGTGCTTCGCGCGCCATTTCAAGCTCGTGCTGCGCTTCCTCGCGTTCGGTTACGTCCCGCGTGATCTTTGCGAAGCCGATCAATCGTCCATCGTCGTCATGTATTGCGTCGATGACGACGCTCGCGCGAAATCGGCTCCCGTCTTTTCGTACGCGCCAGCCTTCCGCATTGAACCGCCCTTCGCGCCGGGCAGTTTCCAAGGCCCGTTCAGGTTCACCAGCGGTCCGGTCCTCTTCCGGGTAAAAGGAGGAGAAGTGCCGGCCGATAATCTCGTCGGGGCTGTATCCCTTGATGCGCTCGGCGCCGGCATTCCAGCTGGTAACGTTGCCATGCTCGTCGAGCATATAGATTGCATAGTCCGTCACGCCCTGCACGAGCAGCCGAAACTGGGTCTGGCTTCGGTTGAGCGCCGCCGATCGCTCCTCGACCCGCTCTTCGAGCGTGTCGCTGAGTTCGCCGAGCCGGCTTGCGGCCACTGCCAGCGCCGCTTCGGTCTGGATTCGCTCGACGTGCGACCAACTGCGCTCGGCGACTTCGCGTGTCAGGGCGATCTCGCGCTCAGTCCAGATATGCGGTTGATCCCGATGCGCCGCCATCAAGGCGGTAAGCCGCCCCTCCTTCACGAGGGGAACCCAGATCAGGGCGCGTGCGCCCACTGCCGCAAAGGCAGCGGTCGCCGCGGGCGGCAGTTCGCTCAGACTGTCGTTGATCACCAGGCTTTCCCCCTTTCGGAGCCGCAGCGCCGCGAGCTCTCCGAAGGATTCGAGCGAATGGTGATCGGTCTGCCCCAGGCTGTCGGCGCCGGGCCAGGCCTGACGCAATGTGAACCCGCTGCCGTCGACGTCGAGATCGCCGTAAGCGCAGGACGAGAGGCCCAGCTCTTCGGACAACATGCCGGTCGTCACTTCCAGGACGTCTCGCGCATCCAGGCTGGTAGATGTCGCGCGGCCGAGCCGGTCGAGGAAACGGAGGCGGGCTTCGCTCTCTTCCAGAGCCTTCCCGGCCGCGACGAGTTTCGTTGTTTCGACCACGATCGCGAGGACGCCCGCAGGTCGGCCATCGTCACCGAAAACCGGAGAGTAATCAAGGTTGAGCCATACGTCTTCAAACTGCCCGGTGCGGTTCAGCTTGAGATGATGATCCTGAAAGGCCAGCGAGCCGCCCCCGAGACCCACCTTCATCACATGATCGTTGAAGTCCGCCACTTCGGGCCAGGCTTCGCGTACCGGACGTCCGAGAATGTCGGGATGATTGTCGGCCGCGAATTTGGCGTAGCCGTCGTTATAGATCATTGTTCCGGCCTCGCCCCAGAGCATCACCAGCGGTGCCGGCGAATGCACGACGAATGCGACGGCGTTCCGGAGGCTCATGGACCAGCCGGCTATGGGACCAAGCGGCGTCGCGCTCCAGTCCCGGCGCGCGATGAGCCGGCCCAGCTCCCCACCGCTTTCCAGAAAGGTCAAACGTTCCAAACCACTATCCTGAATATTTTTCCCTCTCCTCTCGATGCCAACAAAGCGTGAAGACGACAGTTCCACAGCTCGGCGCAAAGTAACATTTACGTGATGCCATCTCCCCCTCCCCGCGATGCTGCGTGACGCCGGGACGCCGTCCCGCCCGGCTTCACGGGCGTTATCCGGACCGCCTCGCAGCGGTCCGGCGTCAGCGCTATGGTTCCCGAAAGAGATGCTTCGTCAAGCGCGTAGCGTGGCAAGAACGGCGGGCGGAAGGCCCACACCCTCCGCCTGAGCTTTCAGTTCTTCTTTTCTGGAAAGCATCGCCTCCCCAAGGGATTCGAGGTCGACGTCGGCGGCGCGGGCCTGCTGGAACATATTGTCCTGCTGCTTTTCCTCTTCCTTCACATGATGCTTGATCTCCTCGGACAGCACCGTGACCTTGGCTTCGAAAAATTCGTCGTCGGGCCCGGAGGCTTCGATGTCGTTGATCAGCACCTTCGCACCATCATGCTCGACCCAGGCTTCCTTCAGCAGGTCGTCGTCGATCTTGCCTTTGAGGGCGGGATAGAAGACCTCTTCCTCGATCTGCGCATGAATCTTGAGTTCGGTGCAGATTTGCTTTGCGATCTTCGCCTTTCGGTCGGAGCCGCTCGCCTTTTCGAAATCATCGAACAGACCTTCGACGGTCCGGTGATCGGCGGCCAGGATGTGCGTCGCGTCCAGATCGGTCTTTTCCATTGCAGTCTCTCCATTTGCCCCGCAGTCGAAGAGCAAACGGCGCAATCAGCGCGAAGTTGCCGATCACATGTGGCGCCCGATCTTTTAGCAAGCGGCGCTTAATTCCGTCGCGGTCCGCAGCCGCTGCGGCCGATCCGCAATGCAATGCCGCGGCAGCGCTCTCCGGCGCGCCGATCAAAGCCGAGTGATGCTTGTTCGAGCCCCTGGCGCTTGAGCCCTCAGCCCGACAGCGCCGAGCCGCGCCGTGCTCCCGCTCGGACCTATGGCAGCCGATAGTCTCGACAAATTGGCAGCATTTGATTCAATGGGCCCATCCATGGCGTCATACAGGAGAGAGTGGTGGACGAATTTTTTACCCGCGTCGCGTCCGGAAGCGCCCGGATCATGGGTCAGCCCCTCGCTTTTATCATTTCCACTCTGCTGATCCTGATCTGGGCGGCGAGTGGGCCGCTGCTCAAATATTCGGACACGTGGCAGCTCATTGTGAATACGGCGACGACTGTGCTTACTTTCCTCGCGGTCTTCCTGATTCAAAACAGCCAGAACCGCGATGGCGCCGCGATGCAGGCCAAGCTCGACGAAATTCTGCGCGCGCTCGACAAAGCGCGCGTTGAGTTCGTCGGCATCGAGCATCTCACCGACTATCAGATCGAGCGCATTCGCGAGGCACTCGAAAAGGACATCGCCGATGGAACCGGGAAAGACGGGACGACGGGGGCGACGGTCGAGCAACTGCTGAAGCGCTATTAGGCTTCCGGGCGCACCTTGGCACTTAGGGAGATCGGCAGGTGTCCGGGCGGCATGATCCGCCCGCTCCCGAACGGACGAGCGCTCGGGCTCACTCGCGAATGATCGGCGAGACCGCGGGCGAAGAATGCGGCCTTCCCGCGCCGAACAGCGCGAAGAAGCGCCACGCCGGACGTCTATGAATGGCGCGCGCCGGGCGCGGGTCAAGGCGGCGGCGACGCAGGAACCATCATCGCCGTGAGGCGTCCTTGGTGATGGACTGAACGGAGGATAGCATGGCGGATGAAATTCATACGACCCGCGAAGCCGACGGGACCACGCACACGACGACCGTCGTCGACCGCGAGCCCCGACGCGGGACGGGCATGACGCTGATCGTCATCGTGGCGCTTGTCGTCGCGGCCTTTCTCGCGTTCCAGTTTCTGGGGAACGAGAAGGCCGAAACGGGAGCGGTTACGAAGGCGGCCGAACAGGTGGGCGATGCCGCGAAAAATGTCGGAGATGCCGCACAGGACGCCGTCAAATAGTCGCCTTGAGCCGGAGCTACGCCGTTTGCTATCCGTGCCCGACATCCACGGGCCACCACCGTCCGGCGACGGATGGAGCTTTCTCGTGGAGATATGCCGAGAAAAGAAAACGGTTGCCCCGTCGGCGGGGGCCTTTGCTCCCTCGACGGTGAATCGGGGTCGATACGCCGGCGCGTGTTCAAGCAGTAGGCACCGTGTATTCCTAACCGGTCTGCCAAGCCACGGGGTCTACCGCGAGGCCGGGTTTTCGAGGCAGATGCTGGAAAATATGATGGGCAGGACACGAAAATTCGATCTGACCGAAGCGCTCGACCGCGCGACGCGCGAGTTTTGGGATAAAGGCTATGCCGGAACCAGACTCGACGATCTGACGGCAGCGATGGGGATTGCCCGCCCAAGCCTCTATCGGGCGTTCGGCAACAAGGAGCAATTGTTCGCGCTTGTCGTCGAGCATTTCGAAACCATCTATCTCGACTTCGTCGCCGATGCCCTCGCCACGCATCCGGTCCAGCTTGTCGTCCAACGTCTTCTCGAGGGGGCGGTGCGCGCGTGCGCCGGATCGTCGACGCCGCCCGGATCCTTGCTCACCCACGCGGCGCCGGCGAGTTCGCCCGAAGATGAAGCGATCCGCCGGCTGCTGTCCCAGCGCATCGACATCTATCAGGATAAATTGGCGACGCGGTTCGCGCGAGCAAGCGATGTCGGGGAACTCCCTGCCGATTGCGACTGCCGCGCTTTGGCGGCATTCGTAATTACGCACTGCTGCGGCATGGCGCTGCGCGCGAAGTCCGGCGCATCGTCCGAAATCCTTTCCGCCG
Coding sequences within it:
- a CDS encoding JAB domain-containing protein codes for the protein MACVEPDKAEIVAARLIAEFRSLARLLSQSPDAIARVVGRDSPVVPLLLVSRDAMREAMRGDLHDKRISASSRKLTDYLKISMGSLPDETLRVLFLDARHRLIADEQMQRGTIDQVVLYPRIILRRAIELDAEAVILVHNHPSGDPTPSSADLWVTERLAAMARSLDITVVDHIVVTATSHRNILRQSRSSSHKTAQSFGLRAEKANLPRADDADDAPGATLPGALANARRSVRRLLLRRQLVGADRLFGEPAWDMLVELFIAHCEVATVPTGALGIGSGLSSSSAQRLVQRLVDARLVVRTPDPDDARRHFVSLSPQIAHRLAAYFVAHDE
- a CDS encoding sigma factor-like helix-turn-helix DNA-binding protein, producing MSNLRHPKKWGAIGRFFGKSPRGGFSAEEAAALSCSPCHARLFDKSVNMAESHTILSDDSARGARLTEKHRACLDLVLDHRTSKQIARILKISKPTVDQRIAAARVILGASDRGDAALRYARLKAIYDQITYDPMHVPQGRKLVSSDFADGDPAGTTAPEEGASLLAQSPFGDFWRSDHPPITRGTITAVLLVLTVFLVLAGLIIGDVLTRLISD
- a CDS encoding S26 family signal peptidase, which codes for MGDGRFARLFRLRALRVPAVRHQKAFLAGAAAGVVAAVTAALLTPPRPLLIWNVSASAAIGLYAVGSAAPPARGDLVAARLPPSWRVLGSTRRYIPANVPLIKRVAARAGDRVCAAGADITVNGLRVALRLDIDGAGRPMPRWSGCIVLGRGEYLLLMPGAASFDGRYFGPTAESDIVGKVHLLWTR
- a CDS encoding low affinity iron permease family protein, encoding MDEFFTRVASGSARIMGQPLAFIISTLLILIWAASGPLLKYSDTWQLIVNTATTVLTFLAVFLIQNSQNRDGAAMQAKLDEILRALDKARVEFVGIEHLTDYQIERIREALEKDIADGTGKDGTTGATVEQLLKRY
- a CDS encoding helix-turn-helix transcriptional regulator, giving the protein MRRPRIPVMPLERLIEQHRKSVRAARRDRDILTGTVDAVRELGFDRVALVQMLWFVRQERCYFCLDNYGEWHDIFIARHYYRRDPVHLASLRTNRCFAWNELGSILGRSRVHRPILDEAARHGLRRGITVPIGVPGEPPGSGSLATAACDLPPRDHCRAAAWIVDEAFAEVRRIYGYPSAVGDEPPPLSPRRLECLRLAALGHSDAEIAHRMGIALSTVLTHMKYLRQTYAVRSRTQLARIAQRHGLIGVNDIIP
- a CDS encoding TetR/AcrR family transcriptional regulator; protein product: MPDIHGPPPSGDGWSFLVEICREKKTVAPSAGAFAPSTVNRGRYAGACSSSRHRVFLTGLPSHGVYREAGFSRQMLENMMGRTRKFDLTEALDRATREFWDKGYAGTRLDDLTAAMGIARPSLYRAFGNKEQLFALVVEHFETIYLDFVADALATHPVQLVVQRLLEGAVRACAGSSTPPGSLLTHAAPASSPEDEAIRRLLSQRIDIYQDKLATRFARASDVGELPADCDCRALAAFVITHCCGMALRAKSGASSEILSAEIAFVMRAIPALPARAARTPRASGLFGDGCEQR
- a CDS encoding lytic transglycosylase domain-containing protein; the encoded protein is MNPTELWRSHIEEASGRFGVPAQWIERVLIAESGGRTIWHGRPIVSHAGAMGLMQLMPATWAEMRRRLGLGQDPHAPRDNILAGTLYLRLMYDRFGYPGLFGAYNAGPARYAAYLEGRRSLPRETRDYLRKVARTGPPAPRLGSSQATFFAAEPKSRTPEIPAAKGDIFFIKR
- a CDS encoding hemerythrin domain-containing protein; protein product: MEKTDLDATHILAADHRTVEGLFDDFEKASGSDRKAKIAKQICTELKIHAQIEEEVFYPALKGKIDDDLLKEAWVEHDGAKVLINDIEASGPDDEFFEAKVTVLSEEIKHHVKEEEKQQDNMFQQARAADVDLESLGEAMLSRKEELKAQAEGVGLPPAVLATLRA
- a CDS encoding LuxR family transcriptional regulator; translation: MSSAASRLGFDHFALAYDRRGASGPASLLIHDYPDPWARLYVKLDLGGIDPVRRAGERSMTGFGWRDLDQFIPLTKGDRRMLEVGREHGVGDGFTVPRHLPGEASGACSFAISPQKQMPGDMLHVAEIVGAVALSTARGLMGAPRPKDRPRLSERQRECVLWIARGKTAGETAAILGISEETVIQHLKVARDRYDVHCRQMLILCALFDGLIGFSDIYDWWHD
- a CDS encoding PAS domain S-box protein; this translates as MELSSSRFVGIERRGKNIQDSGLERLTFLESGGELGRLIARRDWSATPLGPIAGWSMSLRNAVAFVVHSPAPLVMLWGEAGTMIYNDGYAKFAADNHPDILGRPVREAWPEVADFNDHVMKVGLGGGSLAFQDHHLKLNRTGQFEDVWLNLDYSPVFGDDGRPAGVLAIVVETTKLVAAGKALEESEARLRFLDRLGRATSTSLDARDVLEVTTGMLSEELGLSSCAYGDLDVDGSGFTLRQAWPGADSLGQTDHHSLESFGELAALRLRKGESLVINDSLSELPPAATAAFAAVGARALIWVPLVKEGRLTALMAAHRDQPHIWTEREIALTREVAERSWSHVERIQTEAALAVAASRLGELSDTLEERVEERSAALNRSQTQFRLLVQGVTDYAIYMLDEHGNVTSWNAGAERIKGYSPDEIIGRHFSSFYPEEDRTAGEPERALETARREGRFNAEGWRVRKDGSRFRASVVIDAIHDDDGRLIGFAKITRDVTEREEAQHELEMAREALFQSQKMESIGQLTGGVAHDFNNLLMAIRSSLELLRKRVPDEPQIRKLLDNSMKATDRGASLTQRMLAFARRQELAAEEVMLPALVRGMKELLERALGPAYSIDTRLPGDLPAVSTDVNQLEMALLNLAVNARDAMPDGGDILIRAEAMTATADQVPDLAAGRYVRMTVSDSGSGMDAETLAKAIEPFFTTKGVGKGTGLGLSMVHGFAQQLGGTLEIESKLGVGTKAHIWLPAREMGAGEEGPVESLEPALATSRKILVVDDDAIILMNTGALLEDLGHRVLEAGSGEEALRIFAAHDDIEMLVTDQAMPGMTGSDLIAAARTLRPHLPIVLATGYGETPHEVGQTVVRLGKPFSQTDLERAVADAMAGVDD